A genomic stretch from Cellulomonas sp. KRMCY2 includes:
- a CDS encoding DUF2892 domain-containing protein codes for MTIHVTVNITPTERVARILVGLLGVLGGSILLAGAGSATAVVLEVLLIVAGLDLVVTGALGHCPLYKKLGHVPASLRQVTS; via the coding sequence ATGACCATCCACGTGACTGTCAACATCACTCCGACGGAACGGGTCGCACGCATCCTGGTGGGCTTGCTCGGAGTCCTCGGTGGATCGATTCTGCTGGCCGGTGCCGGGTCGGCGACTGCCGTGGTCCTCGAGGTCCTCTTGATCGTGGCCGGACTCGACCTGGTCGTGACCGGGGCACTCGGCCACTGCCCCCTGTACAAGAAGCTGGGTCACGTTCCGGCCTCGCTGAGGCAGGTGACCTCATGA
- a CDS encoding response regulator transcription factor, whose amino-acid sequence MLVVEDEPPIVRVLVGYLEREGLEVVVAGDGESALDAVRAYRPDVVVLDLMLPGIDGLEVCRRLRTFSDAYVIMLTARTEEIDRVVGLSVGADDYLGKPFSPHELVARVRAMLRRPRVGAADVSTTRTFADLTIDPATREATQDGAPLELTRTEFDLLDVLSERPRQVVPREQLFERVWGGQWFGDDHVVDVHVANLRRKLGDDARAQRYIRTVRGVGYSMGADT is encoded by the coding sequence GTGCTCGTCGTCGAGGACGAGCCCCCGATCGTGCGGGTGCTCGTCGGCTACCTCGAGCGTGAGGGTCTCGAGGTCGTCGTGGCCGGCGACGGCGAGAGCGCGCTGGACGCAGTTCGCGCGTACCGGCCCGATGTGGTCGTCCTGGACCTGATGTTGCCCGGCATCGACGGGCTGGAGGTGTGCCGGCGCCTCCGGACCTTCTCCGACGCGTATGTGATCATGCTGACGGCGCGGACCGAGGAGATCGACAGGGTGGTGGGTCTTTCCGTCGGAGCTGACGACTACCTTGGGAAGCCATTCTCGCCGCACGAGCTCGTGGCGCGAGTCAGAGCCATGCTCCGCCGTCCCCGGGTCGGCGCCGCCGACGTGTCGACCACGCGCACGTTCGCAGATCTCACGATCGACCCGGCAACGCGCGAGGCAACCCAGGACGGGGCACCCCTGGAGCTGACGCGCACGGAGTTCGACCTTCTCGACGTCCTCTCCGAGCGCCCCCGCCAGGTTGTCCCCCGCGAGCAGCTGTTCGAGCGGGTGTGGGGCGGGCAGTGGTTCGGTGACGATCACGTGGTCGACGTGCACGTGGCGAACCTGCGGCGCAAGCTCGGTGACGACGCCCGGGCGCAGCGCTACATCCGCACCGTGCGGGGCGTCGGCTACAGCATGGGCGCCGACACGTGA
- a CDS encoding cell wall metabolism sensor histidine kinase WalK, translating to MLLTQGLVIVTGAVTMALVAVMLAPGLFHEHLSRAQVPLDGDLRDHVNEAFLSATSTSLGVAVTAAVITALVASWFVTRRVVRPVHAMARAAERIAGGDYAARVDVNGAGEELDSLGHAFDQMAQELAATQRTRAEMLRDVAHELRTPLTSLRGYVDALSDGVLSVNPETLQTLHAELSRVERLVDDLATVSRAEERRLDLHLVPVAAGQLVESAVRVATRAFAVAGVELRSEIEADLPLVLVDVDRIQEVLANLLDNALRHTPAPGVVTVLGRRRRAVVELVVRDTGDGIAPEHLRRVFERFYRVDAGRSRQKGGSGIGLAIARALTDAHGGTIHAESQGPGRGSTFTVTLPAPARPGQATAAPSRR from the coding sequence TTGCTCCTCACCCAGGGTCTGGTGATCGTGACCGGTGCGGTCACGATGGCGCTCGTGGCGGTCATGCTCGCCCCCGGTCTCTTCCATGAACACCTCAGCCGGGCTCAGGTCCCCCTGGACGGCGACCTCCGCGACCACGTCAACGAGGCATTTCTCAGCGCAACCTCGACATCCCTGGGTGTGGCGGTCACCGCAGCCGTGATCACCGCACTGGTCGCCAGCTGGTTCGTGACCCGGCGGGTCGTGCGGCCGGTGCACGCGATGGCCCGGGCGGCCGAGCGGATCGCAGGCGGCGACTACGCCGCTCGGGTGGACGTCAATGGTGCCGGTGAAGAGCTCGACTCCCTTGGGCATGCGTTCGACCAGATGGCGCAAGAGCTCGCTGCGACCCAGCGCACGCGTGCCGAGATGCTGCGGGACGTGGCCCACGAGCTGCGTACCCCCCTGACCTCGTTGCGCGGCTACGTCGACGCACTGTCCGACGGGGTGCTGAGCGTCAACCCCGAGACGTTGCAGACCCTGCACGCCGAGCTGTCCCGCGTGGAGCGACTGGTCGACGACCTCGCAACGGTGTCCCGTGCCGAAGAGCGCCGGCTCGACCTCCACCTGGTGCCTGTCGCTGCCGGTCAGCTGGTGGAGAGCGCGGTCCGGGTCGCGACCAGGGCCTTTGCGGTCGCCGGAGTCGAGCTGCGATCTGAGATCGAGGCGGACCTGCCCCTCGTCCTCGTCGACGTGGACCGGATCCAGGAGGTGCTGGCCAACCTTCTGGACAACGCACTGCGGCACACACCGGCACCCGGCGTCGTCACAGTCCTCGGCCGCCGCCGTCGCGCCGTCGTGGAACTGGTGGTCCGCGACACCGGCGACGGCATCGCCCCTGAGCACCTTCGGCGGGTGTTCGAACGGTTCTACCGGGTCGACGCCGGACGCTCGCGCCAGAAGGGGGGAAGCGGCATCGGCCTTGCGATCGCCCGCGCCCTGACCGACGCCCACGGTGGAACCATCCACGCCGAGAGTCAGGGTCCCGGCCGGGGCTCGACCTTCACCGTCACGTTGCCGGCCCCGGCTCGACCGGGTCAAGCAACCGCCGCGCCAAGCCGGCGATGA
- a CDS encoding YibE/F family protein has product MGVSRYGRAAIVQVAIVVPLVAATIAGLLALWPSGEVHETGIVAVDAEYPQARVTSTRTDSCAGTNEDRQPDGTIPGSVPCTLVTAEVAGQTVEVWAPATVRAADVPSGTAIVLVRYLETETEPEVWAWFDYSRSVPLGVLAVAFAVVVIAVAGLRGLRALIGLAVASVVIATFMLPALLEGRDALMVGLVGSSAIMFVVLYLAHGFSQRTTTALLGTFAGLAVTAILGVVAAKAAHLTGISTEENYRLAMLTGQLDGTALRGLFLAGVALAGLGVLNDVTVTQASAVWELRDADPTASRRALFSRGMRIGRDHIASAVYTIAFAYAGAALPVLLLLQVYKLPILQTISSGEFAEEIARTLVGSIGLVLAIPLTTVIAALVVTTQPVRRRHLEREAGHGHSHA; this is encoded by the coding sequence ATGGGCGTGAGCCGCTATGGCCGGGCCGCCATCGTCCAGGTGGCGATCGTGGTCCCCTTGGTGGCCGCGACAATCGCAGGGCTGCTGGCCCTGTGGCCCAGCGGGGAGGTTCACGAGACGGGCATCGTCGCCGTCGACGCCGAGTACCCGCAGGCACGGGTCACCTCAACCAGGACGGACTCGTGCGCGGGTACGAACGAGGACCGGCAACCGGACGGGACGATACCGGGCTCGGTCCCGTGCACCTTGGTGACGGCCGAGGTGGCGGGCCAGACGGTCGAGGTGTGGGCGCCGGCCACGGTCCGGGCCGCTGATGTGCCCTCCGGGACCGCGATCGTCCTGGTCCGCTACCTGGAGACCGAGACCGAGCCGGAGGTCTGGGCCTGGTTCGACTACTCCCGGAGCGTCCCGCTCGGCGTACTGGCGGTCGCATTCGCCGTCGTGGTGATCGCCGTCGCTGGCCTGCGGGGACTGCGGGCGCTCATCGGGCTCGCGGTTGCCTCGGTCGTGATCGCCACCTTCATGCTGCCGGCTCTGCTCGAGGGTCGCGATGCCCTGATGGTGGGCCTGGTGGGCTCGTCGGCGATCATGTTCGTGGTCCTGTACCTCGCCCACGGGTTCTCCCAGCGAACCACCACGGCCCTGCTCGGCACGTTCGCCGGGCTTGCGGTCACCGCGATCCTGGGCGTCGTGGCAGCCAAGGCGGCCCACCTGACCGGGATCTCCACCGAGGAGAACTACCGGCTGGCGATGCTCACCGGGCAGCTGGACGGCACGGCTCTGCGCGGGCTGTTCCTCGCCGGTGTCGCGCTCGCTGGGCTGGGTGTCCTCAACGATGTGACCGTCACCCAGGCATCGGCCGTCTGGGAGCTGCGAGATGCCGACCCGACAGCCTCGCGCCGGGCCCTGTTCTCCCGTGGCATGCGCATCGGGCGGGATCACATCGCCTCGGCGGTCTACACCATCGCCTTCGCCTACGCCGGGGCCGCGCTGCCAGTCCTCCTGCTGCTGCAGGTCTACAAGCTCCCGATCCTTCAGACGATCAGCAGCGGCGAGTTCGCCGAGGAGATCGCCCGCACCCTCGTCGGCTCGATCGGTCTGGTCCTGGCCATCCCACTGACCACCGTCATCGCGGCCCTGGTCGTGACGACCCAGCCCGTTCGACGGCGCCACCTCGAGCGCGAAGCGGGCCACGGGCACTCCCACGCGTGA
- a CDS encoding DUF305 domain-containing protein translates to MTHTRRLTLTATAVVLAATLTACSGDADAPTAEPDQATASETSDADSEGSVHNDADTEFAQMMIVHHEGAIEMAELAAQRATTPEVTALAERIAGAQGPEIELMTSWLETWDEQLPSEAEMGSMDHGPMEMDGMDQEAVMEQLTSLSGTEFDRRFLELMTDHHRGAIEMSEEFRAAGQNAAAIQLAGAIIDAQTVEITEMENLRQGL, encoded by the coding sequence ATGACTCACACCCGCCGCCTGACACTGACTGCCACCGCCGTCGTGCTGGCCGCCACGCTGACCGCCTGCAGCGGGGACGCCGACGCGCCGACCGCCGAGCCCGACCAGGCGACGGCATCGGAGACGAGCGATGCGGACTCGGAGGGATCGGTCCACAACGACGCCGACACCGAGTTCGCCCAGATGATGATCGTTCACCACGAAGGTGCGATCGAGATGGCCGAGCTCGCCGCACAGCGGGCCACCACGCCCGAGGTCACGGCCCTGGCTGAGCGCATCGCCGGCGCCCAGGGCCCCGAGATCGAGCTCATGACGTCATGGTTGGAGACCTGGGACGAGCAGCTGCCGTCCGAGGCCGAGATGGGCTCGATGGACCACGGCCCCATGGAGATGGACGGGATGGACCAGGAGGCCGTGATGGAGCAGCTGACCTCGCTCAGCGGCACCGAGTTCGATCGCCGCTTCCTGGAGCTGATGACGGACCACCACCGCGGCGCGATCGAGATGTCCGAGGAGTTCCGGGCCGCCGGCCAGAACGCCGCGGCGATCCAGCTCGCCGGGGCGATCATCGACGCCCAGACCGTCGAGATCACCGAGATGGAGAATCTCCGCCAGGGGCTGTAG
- a CDS encoding prolipoprotein diacylglyceryl transferase, translating into MQPVLFSVLGIDIQAYGVSKALAALVAAYLLGRAFASRGLPKESAHTLVFWATMWGFAAAKVYYLAEQLPGITVHDLGGMGFTWFGGLIGGIGAALVIIRRHGLPVGVVAGLAAVPLTVAYGIGRLGCLLSGDGTYGRPSTLPWAMTFPNGVVATDVPVHPTPLYEALAAAVIAVLLWRASRTLPLPAVFGVYLVLSGVSRFLVEFLRINDPVVAGLTQPQLWSVVSVLAGVTVAVRVRSSHATDATSATQEEELATVR; encoded by the coding sequence ATGCAACCGGTCCTCTTCTCGGTTCTCGGCATCGACATCCAGGCCTACGGCGTGAGCAAGGCACTCGCCGCCCTCGTCGCGGCATACCTGCTCGGCCGAGCGTTCGCGAGCCGCGGCCTACCCAAGGAGTCGGCCCACACCCTGGTCTTCTGGGCCACGATGTGGGGCTTCGCGGCCGCCAAGGTGTACTACCTGGCCGAACAGCTACCCGGCATCACCGTGCACGACCTGGGTGGCATGGGGTTCACCTGGTTCGGTGGACTGATCGGCGGCATCGGCGCGGCGCTGGTGATCATCCGTCGGCACGGCCTGCCGGTGGGAGTGGTCGCCGGGTTGGCCGCCGTCCCGCTGACCGTCGCCTACGGGATCGGCCGGCTCGGCTGCCTGCTGTCGGGCGACGGGACGTATGGACGCCCGAGCACCCTGCCCTGGGCGATGACCTTTCCCAACGGGGTGGTCGCGACCGACGTCCCGGTCCACCCCACACCCCTGTACGAGGCCCTCGCTGCCGCGGTGATCGCCGTCCTGCTGTGGCGCGCGAGCCGCACGTTGCCGCTCCCGGCCGTCTTCGGCGTCTACCTCGTCCTCAGCGGCGTGTCCCGGTTCCTGGTCGAGTTCCTGCGGATCAACGACCCCGTCGTCGCCGGCCTGACCCAACCCCAGCTGTGGTCGGTCGTCAGCGTCCTCGCCGGCGTGACCGTCGCGGTGCGGGTCCGCAGCAGCCACGCGACGGACGCGACGTCCGCGACCCAGGAGGAGGAGCTCGCTACCGTGCGGTGA
- a CDS encoding phenylacetate--CoA ligase family protein produces MAALPAVTKAQMMVDFDLLVTDRHLNLEQIEAHLAQLTDLGGDPGVPFRGRWWTAATAGTTGRRGVFVWDRHEWATVLASYSRATMWAGVRVGLGHPVPMAVVSSRVPTHQSAVVGASLRSRTVPTLRLDARAPLAQTVEALNTFAPQVLVGYPSALRPLADEQLAGRLRIAPQAVMSASEVLTDHAARDMARAWGSSPFDVYAATETAGISSPCHLGTRHIYEDLVLVEPVDATGAAVPVGTAGARLLVTVLFSRTMPLIRYELSDRVTLSAHSCACGSPFRVLERVEGREQEVPTVTTARGAVSLHPNVFHAVLDDLNVAGWQVVQETHDRLRLLLVPGAAPVDLLAAQRRVAAAVTEAGAGSVSVEVEAVTEIPRTALGKTLLTRRLAP; encoded by the coding sequence TTGGCTGCCCTGCCAGCCGTGACGAAGGCGCAGATGATGGTGGACTTCGACCTGCTCGTGACGGACCGGCACCTGAACCTCGAGCAGATCGAGGCGCACCTGGCCCAGCTGACCGACCTCGGCGGCGACCCGGGTGTGCCGTTCCGAGGGCGCTGGTGGACGGCTGCGACGGCAGGGACGACCGGTCGGCGTGGGGTGTTCGTCTGGGACCGCCACGAGTGGGCTACCGTCCTTGCGTCCTACTCGCGCGCAACGATGTGGGCAGGGGTGCGCGTCGGGCTGGGCCACCCGGTGCCGATGGCGGTCGTCAGCTCACGGGTACCCACCCATCAGAGCGCCGTGGTCGGCGCCTCCTTGAGGTCACGCACCGTGCCCACGCTGCGCCTGGACGCGCGAGCACCCTTGGCCCAGACCGTCGAGGCCCTCAACACCTTCGCACCGCAGGTTCTGGTCGGCTACCCGTCGGCGCTCAGACCATTGGCCGACGAGCAGCTCGCCGGGCGTCTTCGGATCGCTCCCCAGGCCGTCATGTCCGCATCCGAGGTCCTGACCGACCACGCGGCACGCGACATGGCCCGGGCGTGGGGATCCTCGCCGTTCGATGTGTATGCGGCGACCGAGACCGCCGGCATCTCGTCGCCGTGCCACCTCGGGACCCGCCACATCTACGAGGACCTCGTCCTGGTCGAACCGGTCGACGCGACGGGCGCGGCGGTCCCGGTCGGGACCGCAGGGGCTCGCCTGCTGGTGACCGTCCTGTTCTCCCGGACGATGCCACTGATCCGCTACGAGCTCTCCGACCGGGTCACCCTCAGCGCCCACAGCTGCGCGTGCGGGAGCCCCTTCCGGGTCCTGGAACGGGTCGAGGGTCGCGAGCAGGAGGTCCCCACCGTGACCACCGCGCGCGGCGCGGTCAGCCTGCACCCGAACGTCTTCCACGCCGTGCTGGACGACCTGAACGTCGCCGGATGGCAGGTCGTCCAGGAGACCCACGACCGCCTGCGGCTCCTCCTGGTGCCAGGAGCCGCGCCGGTCGACCTCCTCGCCGCGCAACGGCGCGTGGCCGCCGCCGTCACCGAGGCGGGAGCCGGATCGGTGAGCGTGGAGGTGGAGGCGGTGACGGAGATCCCGCGGACCGCGCTCGGCAAGACCCTGCTCACCCGTCGACTGGCCCCCTGA
- a CDS encoding prolipoprotein diacylglyceryl transferase, with the protein MHRSQQAKTTADVVQERRSEPALARITGSGDRQTPLQFVTLSTPALAELEPQALGLTYWFDTDDAAAPYAVGVRFTGTRLDVIGKPGPKDSFQVVAKLDKVLPRTGRVALTHRITGKNPGLWKVAADGLVIPPGGDRSAARHLPRATGTGHTTYAPVAGIRAPGVVLGAWPALVGLGVVAALVAQSVLSRAHGLAPGRVLALGLLASVVGLVGAKVYYRLTHLTEKGRLLVTGMSVQGFVVAAVATFLAGGLAWSVPLGHLLDTTVPALLIGQAIGRLGCFFGGCCVGLPTASRWGLWSSDRRVGQRRIPVQLMESTVAAVLAALTFVVVLQGPPAVDGLVFVAGFGAYTLARQLLFPLRGLPRKTAHGRQVTLVVTFVAAVGSTVALLVT; encoded by the coding sequence ATGCACCGAAGCCAACAGGCGAAGACGACCGCGGACGTGGTCCAGGAGCGGCGGTCCGAGCCCGCCCTCGCGCGGATCACCGGATCGGGCGATCGACAGACCCCACTGCAGTTCGTGACCTTGAGCACGCCGGCCCTTGCCGAGCTCGAGCCGCAGGCGCTGGGGTTGACCTACTGGTTCGACACGGATGACGCCGCGGCGCCCTACGCCGTCGGAGTGCGGTTCACCGGCACGCGCCTGGACGTCATCGGGAAACCTGGACCGAAGGATTCGTTCCAGGTGGTTGCCAAGCTCGACAAGGTCCTGCCGAGGACCGGTCGGGTCGCCCTGACGCACCGGATCACCGGGAAGAACCCGGGTCTGTGGAAGGTCGCAGCCGACGGACTGGTCATCCCACCCGGTGGGGACCGTTCCGCCGCGCGGCACCTGCCTCGTGCCACGGGCACCGGGCACACGACCTACGCTCCCGTCGCCGGGATCCGCGCACCGGGCGTGGTCCTGGGAGCGTGGCCGGCGCTGGTCGGACTGGGGGTCGTCGCCGCGCTCGTGGCGCAGTCCGTGCTCTCCCGCGCCCACGGACTCGCACCGGGCCGAGTCCTGGCGCTCGGGCTGCTGGCCTCCGTGGTCGGCTTGGTCGGTGCCAAGGTGTACTACCGGCTCACCCACCTGACGGAGAAGGGGCGCCTCCTGGTCACCGGGATGAGCGTTCAGGGATTCGTCGTGGCTGCCGTTGCGACCTTCCTTGCGGGCGGTCTGGCGTGGTCGGTCCCATTGGGGCATCTGCTCGACACGACGGTGCCCGCGCTGCTGATCGGGCAGGCCATCGGACGGCTTGGCTGCTTCTTCGGCGGCTGCTGCGTTGGACTGCCCACTGCCTCCCGATGGGGGCTCTGGTCCTCGGACCGGCGCGTGGGTCAGCGGCGGATCCCGGTGCAGCTCATGGAGTCGACGGTAGCGGCAGTGCTGGCCGCCCTGACCTTCGTCGTGGTTCTGCAGGGCCCGCCCGCGGTCGACGGGTTGGTCTTCGTCGCGGGCTTCGGCGCATACACGCTCGCACGTCAGCTCCTCTTCCCCTTGCGTGGCCTGCCTCGCAAGACCGCTCACGGCCGACAGGTCACCCTCGTCGTGACCTTCGTCGCCGCGGTTGGGTCGACGGTCGCGCTGCTCGTGACGTGA
- a CDS encoding peroxiredoxin, with translation MTSGTASRRQAERQEKLDEIKKSQTGAARRRRRLSLAAWGAGLLVIATLVTAALLSSRPVESSDARQAPNFTLPTSQGGTLTLSALRGTPVILYFNEGAGCDSCLLQMAEIEKEPGFAEAGIKVVPIVMNTAEQINPERERLGVSTPFLLDDGTVSEEYGTLGTGMHEGLPGHGFILIDADGVQQWYGNYPSMWLAPTDLLQEALDRL, from the coding sequence ATGACCTCAGGAACCGCCTCGCGTCGCCAGGCCGAACGCCAGGAGAAGCTCGACGAGATCAAGAAGTCCCAGACCGGTGCCGCTCGGCGGCGGCGTCGGCTCAGCCTGGCGGCGTGGGGCGCCGGCCTGCTCGTGATCGCCACCCTCGTGACCGCTGCCCTGCTCAGCTCGCGGCCGGTCGAGTCCTCCGATGCGCGCCAGGCACCGAACTTCACCCTGCCCACCTCCCAGGGCGGCACCCTGACACTGTCGGCTCTGCGCGGGACACCGGTCATCCTGTACTTCAACGAGGGTGCCGGCTGCGACTCCTGCCTGCTGCAGATGGCCGAGATCGAGAAGGAGCCCGGGTTCGCCGAAGCCGGGATCAAGGTGGTGCCGATCGTGATGAACACCGCCGAGCAGATCAACCCCGAGCGGGAGCGACTCGGCGTCAGCACCCCGTTCCTGCTCGATGACGGAACCGTCTCCGAAGAGTACGGAACCCTGGGGACCGGCATGCACGAAGGCCTGCCCGGTCACGGATTCATCCTGATCGACGCCGACGGCGTCCAGCAGTGGTACGGAAACTACCCATCCATGTGGCTCGCCCCCACCGACCTGCTCCAGGAGGCACTCGACCGGCTCTGA
- a CDS encoding cytochrome c biogenesis CcdA family protein yields the protein MGTELLTTGSIVAAFFAGGVALFAPCCIVFLAPSYLAGAVKNRRWRLLPLTFIFAAGLALVLVPITLGMSLLAGAIARYHAPLYWSGGLLMIALAGLALSGTMWSLPSALRAPDTTKGDSASFFALGVFSGVASSCCAPVLAGVMTLSVLSGSAIGGLTLGLAYVFGMVFPLFVMALIWDKARLGERKLLRAKAVRFRVAGRVFATNTLNVAVAIGFVVMGVFIIALADDADMTGGTAAQDAAANTLTDVFLAVQGWLSPVPEPVLGLGLLALVGVFIWATLSERRRRTTTRPTAESRASLGDDVVLVEGHPSLAEATGPASTPTCHDPTTDQGSVR from the coding sequence GTGGGCACTGAGCTGCTGACCACGGGGTCGATCGTCGCGGCGTTCTTCGCCGGTGGCGTGGCCCTGTTCGCACCGTGCTGCATCGTGTTCCTCGCGCCGAGCTACCTCGCCGGGGCGGTGAAGAACAGGCGATGGCGACTGCTTCCCCTGACCTTCATCTTCGCCGCCGGACTGGCCCTCGTGCTGGTCCCGATCACGCTCGGGATGAGCCTGCTCGCCGGTGCCATCGCGCGGTACCACGCCCCGCTGTACTGGTCCGGGGGTCTGCTCATGATCGCCCTGGCCGGGCTGGCGCTCTCGGGCACGATGTGGTCGCTGCCCAGCGCCCTGCGCGCTCCGGACACCACGAAGGGGGACTCCGCGAGCTTCTTCGCCCTGGGCGTGTTCTCCGGTGTCGCCTCGAGCTGCTGCGCCCCCGTCCTGGCCGGCGTGATGACCCTCTCGGTCCTCTCGGGCTCTGCGATCGGGGGCCTGACCCTCGGGCTGGCCTACGTGTTCGGGATGGTCTTCCCGTTGTTCGTCATGGCCCTGATCTGGGACAAGGCCCGTCTGGGGGAGCGGAAACTCCTGCGGGCCAAGGCCGTCCGATTCCGGGTGGCCGGACGGGTGTTCGCCACCAACACGCTCAACGTGGCCGTGGCGATCGGGTTCGTCGTGATGGGCGTCTTCATCATCGCCCTGGCCGACGACGCCGACATGACCGGCGGCACCGCCGCGCAGGACGCCGCCGCCAACACCCTGACCGACGTCTTCCTGGCGGTCCAGGGCTGGCTCAGCCCGGTCCCCGAACCGGTCCTGGGCCTGGGCCTGCTCGCTCTCGTCGGCGTCTTCATCTGGGCCACCTTGTCCGAGAGACGACGCCGAACGACGACCCGCCCGACGGCCGAGTCGCGAGCGTCGCTCGGCGACGATGTCGTCCTGGTCGAGGGCCACCCCTCCCTGGCAGAGGCGACCGGACCGGCGTCGACCCCCACCTGCCACGACCCCACCACCGATCAAGGATCCGTGCGATGA
- a CDS encoding response regulator transcription factor has product MAHPPAAPQRRALVIDDEQALARLVAGYLEREGFEVHLAFDGPDGVQAARTVDPDVVVLDLGLPRLDGIEVCRQLRTFSDCYVVMLTARSEEIDTLIGLSVGADDYMTKPFSPRELLARIGVLLRRPRRPAGSLHPPATEPVQIGALSLDVPGREVHLDGQPIALTRTEFDVLAALARSPQVVFTRRALIEAVWGDNWVGDEHLVDVHVLHVRQKLGDTVDEQRFIRTIRGVGYRIGTGG; this is encoded by the coding sequence ATGGCCCACCCACCCGCAGCCCCCCAGCGAAGAGCACTTGTCATCGACGACGAGCAGGCGCTGGCCCGGCTCGTCGCCGGCTACCTCGAGCGGGAGGGCTTCGAGGTCCACCTGGCGTTCGACGGACCGGACGGCGTCCAGGCCGCCCGCACCGTCGACCCGGACGTCGTGGTGCTGGACCTGGGACTGCCCCGCCTCGACGGGATCGAGGTGTGCCGCCAGCTGCGCACCTTCTCCGACTGCTACGTCGTGATGCTGACCGCCCGCTCGGAGGAGATCGACACCCTGATCGGCCTGTCGGTCGGCGCGGACGACTACATGACCAAACCCTTCAGCCCCCGGGAGCTGCTCGCCCGGATCGGAGTGCTCCTGCGTCGCCCACGACGGCCGGCCGGTTCGCTCCACCCGCCGGCCACCGAGCCGGTGCAGATCGGAGCCCTGTCACTCGACGTACCCGGGCGTGAGGTGCACCTCGATGGGCAGCCCATCGCGCTGACCCGGACGGAGTTCGACGTGCTGGCTGCCCTGGCCCGCAGCCCACAGGTCGTCTTCACCCGACGCGCGCTCATCGAGGCGGTCTGGGGCGACAACTGGGTGGGAGACGAGCACCTCGTCGACGTGCACGTGCTGCACGTGCGTCAGAAGCTGGGCGACACGGTGGACGAGCAGCGCTTCATCCGCACGATCCGCGGCGTCGGCTACCGCATCGGGACCGGCGGATGA
- a CDS encoding cell wall metabolism sensor histidine kinase WalK, protein MSHRRRTAAPGIASRLLAALALVVVAGGLTAWLVAGAIGPAIFHQHMVRAGLEEDTAAVLHAEEAFRSAAALSLTVALAAAVVASLAVSLFLTKRIAGSLGALSAAVARIAGGRFDSRVASPRMGPEFDQLSHAFNDMAARLEESQALRRRLLADVAHEVRTPVATLNAYLEGLEDGVETLTPQTVTVLRTQGARLTRLADDLAAVTRVESGELTLHREPTSPAALLDQARAAAEERFAAAGIDLAMEVEPGLPAVLVDPDRMGQVLGNLVDNALRHTPRVGTVELTAHLTEDRRVRLAVVDNGEGIDPQHLAHVFERFYRVDTARDRGHGGSGIGLAIVRALVEAHGGTVSAHSDGLGTGSTFEILLEPATAADRP, encoded by the coding sequence ATGAGCCACCGGCGGCGCACCGCCGCCCCGGGGATCGCCAGCCGGCTCCTGGCCGCGCTGGCGCTCGTCGTCGTCGCCGGCGGGCTGACCGCCTGGCTCGTGGCCGGCGCGATCGGGCCGGCCATCTTCCACCAGCACATGGTCCGGGCTGGGCTCGAAGAGGACACCGCAGCGGTGTTGCACGCCGAGGAGGCCTTCCGCTCGGCCGCCGCCCTGTCCTTGACGGTCGCGCTCGCCGCAGCCGTCGTTGCCTCCCTGGCGGTGAGCCTGTTCCTCACCAAACGCATCGCCGGCTCACTCGGCGCGCTGTCGGCCGCGGTCGCCCGGATCGCTGGTGGACGGTTCGACTCCCGAGTCGCCAGCCCCCGCATGGGACCCGAGTTCGACCAGCTCTCGCACGCGTTCAACGACATGGCAGCTCGCCTCGAGGAGAGCCAGGCGCTGCGCCGCCGGCTCCTGGCCGACGTCGCCCACGAGGTCCGTACCCCTGTGGCGACCCTCAACGCCTACCTCGAGGGGCTCGAGGACGGCGTCGAGACGCTGACGCCCCAGACTGTCACCGTGCTCCGCACCCAAGGCGCTCGGCTGACGCGACTGGCCGACGACCTGGCAGCCGTCACGCGCGTCGAGAGCGGCGAGCTCACCCTGCACCGGGAACCCACCTCGCCCGCGGCCCTGCTCGACCAGGCACGTGCCGCGGCCGAGGAACGCTTCGCTGCCGCGGGCATCGATCTGGCGATGGAGGTCGAGCCCGGGCTTCCCGCGGTCCTGGTCGACCCCGACCGCATGGGCCAGGTGCTCGGCAACCTCGTCGACAACGCCCTGCGCCACACACCGCGCGTGGGGACGGTCGAGCTCACCGCCCACCTGACCGAGGACCGTCGCGTGCGTCTGGCGGTCGTGGACAACGGTGAAGGGATCGACCCGCAGCACCTCGCGCACGTGTTCGAGCGCTTCTACCGCGTCGACACCGCCCGCGACCGCGGCCACGGCGGCTCAGGCATCGGCCTGGCCATCGTCCGAGCCCTGGTCGAGGCGCACGGCGGAACCGTCAGCGCCCACAGCGACGGCCTCGGTACCGGCTCGACCTTCGAGATCCTCCTCGAACCCGCCACAGCGGCCGATCGCCCCTGA